Proteins from a genomic interval of Crassostrea angulata isolate pt1a10 chromosome 7, ASM2561291v2, whole genome shotgun sequence:
- the LOC128155896 gene encoding potassium voltage-gated channel protein Shaw-like, with protein sequence MKKIQIDLRGTIFVSRSLALQNTLERLTAKNLAEIISDGNYYLDRNPLIFHHILDYYSEGHFHLPRNICPIQARSEVEFWGIPLTDVPPCCYETLYDDNESELKAISALEEEINEVEEKYNQMKRQHDTPGSFSWIAIQYKLVNALNFPLQSLLGRVWLLVVALCTAISITVFLLESSAVFRVERNGQINNITIEMFGDNPKAFKIATTGMSPEMAVVELLSNTILTFDLILRFSISHQKKRFCRKPLNIIEFMIEILIFSFVSLEFLLDHEEAAKHTSYELSTLLQILYSLRVFRIFRLIESCSETKMLKISLLKSKTEFLLFVTVLISFAFIFGSWIFWAELLNPQTFPTIFTGIWWAIVTMTTVGYGDFTPKSTLGYFVGVLTSIFGLILLAMPIATIASNFSKIYDCYNFRKSHLKAKRAKQSNQLFYHRKAAMVL encoded by the exons ATGAAGAAGATTCAAATAGATCTGAGAGGAACAATATTTGTATCGCGCTCCTTGGCTTTGCAGAATACCCTTGAAAGACTAACCGCTAAAAATTTAGCAGAAATTATTTCGGATGGAAATTATTATTTGGATAGGAATCCTTTgatatttcatcatattttggACTACTACTCCGAAGGTCACTTCCACCTCCCAAGGAATATTTGTCCCATACAGGCACGAAGCGAAGTCGAGTTTTGGGGAATTCCTTTGACAGATGTTCCACCGTGTTGCTATGAGACTTTGTATGATGATAATGAATCCGAACTCAAAGCGATCAGTGCCCTCGAAGAAGAAATAAATGAAGTTGAAGAGAAATACAACCAAATGAAGAGACAGCATGATACGCCCGGGTCTTTTTCTTGGATAGCTATCCAATACAAACTTGTCAATGCATTGAATTTTCCACTGCAGTCACTATTGGGCAGG GTATGGCTTCTTGTTGTTGCTCTGTGCACGGCTATTTCTATAACCGTCTTCCTGCTGGAGAGCTCGGCAGTATTCCGTGTGGAAAGAAATGGACAGATAAACAACATAACGATCGAAATGTTCGGAGACAACCCCAAAGCGTTCAAAATAGCAACGACTGGAATGTCCCCCGAGATGGCTGTCGTAGAGCTACTTTCCAACACAATTCTTACGTTTGACCTCATTCTCAGATTTAGCATCAGTCATCAAAAGAAGAGATTTTGCAGGAAACCTCTAAATATTATTGAATTCATGATAGAAATtctgatattttcttttgtatcaCTAGAGTTTCTTTTGGATCACGAAGAAGCAGCGAAACACACTTCATATGAACTTTCAACGTTGCTTCAAATTCTGTATTCCCTCCGTGTATTTCGCATTTTTCGCTTGATAGAATCGTGTTCAGAAACGAAAATGTTAAAGATTTCTCTACTGAAAAGCAAAAcagaatttcttttgtttgttactGTCTTGATATCATTTGCGTTCATTTTTGGATCATGGATATTTTGGGCTGAACTGTTGAATCCCCAAACTTTCCCAACTATTTTCACTGGCATCTGGTGGGCTATTGTAACTATGACAACAGTTGGTTATGGAGATTTTACTCCAAAATCTACACTCGGTTATTTTGTTGGAGTGTTAACTTCAATATTTGGGTTGATACTTCTGGCGATGCCGATAGCAACGATTGCATCCAATTTCAGCAAGATATACGATTGTTATAACTTCAGAAAATCCCATTTAAAAGCTAAACGTGCAAAACAATCAAATCAGCTGTTTTATCATAGAAAAGCAGCTATGGTTTTGTAG
- the LOC128156019 gene encoding multiple epidermal growth factor-like domains protein 10 — MTLEMCSFQNQLRLIFLISLIKKVEQTCVNTKDSTKCCADFQFVNGACKPCDPGFFGPNCRATCPYPNYGHRCTGRCECHKYQCDVSEGCKLISLQPNTAANSTSDQKPNKQVAPTSKNSTEHPTDKDDLSDNSDADSLITDKPLGNSSLLLIVILSSTSSLVISVVVIVFVVCHRTFRSKGRQSSLRRRSTASTRRPATSYYEIDDRAIALDTLSRRQSNVDMYVYLDKTKVEKSKYAALTQLPEKSDSHI, encoded by the exons ATGACTCTGGAGATGTGTTCGTTTCAAAATCAGCTAAGGctaatttttttaatctcacTTATTAAGAAAGTTGAACAAACTTGTGTAAA taCTAAAGATTCCACAAAATGCTGTGCAGACTTTCAATTTGTGAATGGTGCTTGTAAAC CTTGTGACCCGGGGTTCTTTGGACCAAACTGCAGAGCAACCTGTCCCTATCCAAATTATGGTCACAGGTGTACAGGAAGATGTGAATGTCACAAATACCAGTGTGACGTGTCTGAGGGTTGCAAACTAA TTTCGCTACAACCAAACACCGCAGCAAATTCTACTTCCGatcaaaaaccaaacaaacaagtGGCTCCTACATCTAAAAACAGCACTGAACACCCCACAGATAAAGATGACCTCTCTGACAACAGCGACGCCGACAGTCTAATCACTGACAAACCACTTGGTAACTCAAGTCTCCTCTTGATCGTCATTTTGTCATCAACATCATCATTGGTCATCTCAGTAGTCGTCATCGTCTTCGTTGTTTGCCATCGAACATTCCGATCAAAAGGGAGACAGAGTTCACTTCGTCGAAGATCAACTGCATCGACTCGAAGACCAGCTACGTCCTATTATGAAATTGATGACCGCGCTATTGCTCTTGATACACTGAGCCGTCGACAAAGCAATGTAGATATGTATGTATACCTTGACAAAACAAAGGTTGAGAAGAGTAAGTACGCAGCTTTAACTCAACTTCCAGAAAAAAGTGACTCTCATATTtga
- the LOC128156020 gene encoding uncharacterized protein LOC128156020, producing MGTCSLQNLLQLALIISVVKKFEQSCLETKNSTECCADFYFHDGICKPCKPGWIGPNCIAMCPYPTYGHKCINLCECTKNECDVSEGCIQNANFIGTTDKGLLVQVSTLVYKIQPSTKLDDIHVSDKQNYDNSINDKSLDTSHLLLIVILSSASSLVISVVVIVIVVCRRSGQSKKREESIRKRKSAASQGRASTSYHEIDEFHLSPDILFQRQSNGGSYIDLDQTKVEKSKYTTLPQVPN from the exons ATGGGGACGTGCTCATTACAGAATCTACTGCAGTTAGCCTTGATAATTtcagttgtaaagaaatttgaacaatCTTGTCTGGA aaCAAAAAATTCAACGGAGTGCTGTGCAGATTTCTATTTCCACGATGGGATTTGTAAAC CTTGTAAACCAGGGTGGATTGGACCAAACTGTATAGCGATGTGTCCCTATCCAACATATGGCCACAAGTGTATAAATCTGTGCGAGTGCACAAAAAATGAGTGTGACGTGTCTGAGGGATGCATTCAAA ATGCAAACTTCATTGGGACAACGGATAAAGGATTGCTTGTACAAGTATCAACGCTCGTGTACAAAATTCAACCAAGCACCAAATTggatgacatacatgtatccgACAAACAAAACTACGATAACTCCATCAATGACAAATCACTAGACACGTCACATCTCCTATTAATCGTAATCCTATCATCAGCATCGTCCTTAGTCATCTCAGTTGTCGTCATTGTCATCGTTGTCTGTCGTCGAAGCGGCCAATCAAAGAAAAGAGAAGAGAGTATACGAAAAAGAAAGTCGGCGGCATCACAAGGTAGAGCTTCCACGTCCTATCATGAAATTGATGAATTTCATCTTTCTCCCGATATATTATTTCAGCGACAAAGCAATGGAGGGAGTTACATTGACCTTGACCAAACAAAGGTAGAGAAAAGTAAATACACAACGTTACCCCAGGTGCCAAATTAG
- the LOC128191151 gene encoding potassium voltage-gated channel subfamily C member 4-like has protein sequence MNELYRINLRGKEFISSSELLREFLQNLVKSNLAVIRQNGEIFVDRNPMIFYNVLDYYSGDGFHLPKNICPIQALKEVEFWKIPSKDIPSCCYEVLYDEHEAQYNSIENFDSDLKTQANQTVSPLYVEKKTKPSLERLRYRLLEAHTHPFSTWSGRIWIFISALVTITSVVVYLLNSDEQFRIPREGLPVLPYNITYEEAIVNHKYLVLIKTAREPTKSALEQLTNVFLLLELMLKFAITHQKKSFVCSLQNVLELLTGISVFFVVYLDRNGAEFMDDPVLEDILVVIGILQGLRVIRVLRLVESTPGMKVLKLSLKESWREFALLVMVLTSFSLIFGSTMYWIELDHPDTFPNIFVSIWWALITMTTIGYGDFYPKTAGGYCIASLAAVFGLMLLAMPITILASNFNAFYNCYNYRRRHLLSRT, from the exons ATGAATGAATTGTACAGAATAAATCTACGAGGTAAAGAATTCATTTCGTCATCTGAATTACTACGCGAATTTTTGCAAAACTTGGTCAAAAGTAACCTTGCAGTTATTCGGCAAAATGGAGAGATATTTGTGGACAGAAATCCCATGATTTTCTACAACGTTTTAGATTATTATTCTGGAGATGGATTTCATCTTCCGAAAAATATCTGTCCAATTCAAGCGCTGAAGGAAGTGGAGTTTTGGAAAATACCTTCGAAGGACATTCCTTCGTGTTGTTATGAGGTGCTCTACGATGAACACGAGGCTCAGTATAACTCCATAGAAAACTTCGACAGTGATTTGAAAACCCAGGCAAATCAAACCGTTTCACCACTTTATGtggaaaagaaaacaaagcCTTCTTTAGAAAGACTGAGATATAGATTGCTGGAAGCTCACACACATCCGTTTTCTACTTGGTCTGGAAGG ATCTGGATTTTTATATCGGCGCTCGTCACAATTACTTCAGTCGTTGTTTATTTGTTGAACAGTGATGAACAGTTCAGAATCCCTCGCGAAGGTTTACCAGTTCTTCCTTATAACATTACCTACGAGGAGGCCATAGTAAACCATAAGTATCTTGTCCTAATAAAAACAGCAAGAGAACCTACAAAGTCTGCATTAGAACAATTAACGAATGTATTTCTTTTGCTCGAACTCATGttaaaatttgcaataactcaccagaaaaaaagttttgtttgcAGTCTTCAAAATGTTTTGGAGTTGCTTACTGGTATTTCAGTGTTTTTCGTAGTCTATCTTGACCGTAATGGCGCCGAGTTTATGGATGATCCCGTTCTGGAAGACATATTGGTTGTCATTGGGATTCTACAAGGATTGAGAGTCATTCGTGTTCTTCGATTGGTAGAATCCACCCCAGGGATGAAGGTACTGAAACTTTCTCTGAAAGAAAGCTGGAGAGAGTTTGCACTGCTCGTCATGGTACTCACGTCCTTTTCTCTTATCTTCGGATCGACGATGTACTGGATTGAACTGGATCACCCCGATACTTTTCCAAACATATTTGTCAGCATCTGGTGGGCACTTATCACTATGACAACAATTGGTTATGGAGATTTTTACCCCAAAACAGCTGGCGGATACTGTATCGCTAGCCTTGCTGCCGTTTTTGGGTTGATGCTCTTAGCCATGCCTATTACGATTCTAGCTTCAAACTTCAACGCATTCTACAACTGCTATAATTATAGGAGAAGACATTTGCTTTCAAGAACATAA
- the LOC128191338 gene encoding multiple epidermal growth factor-like domains protein 10, with amino-acid sequence ITLEMCSFQNQLKLILLISLIKKAEQTCAKFKDSKNCCADFQFVDGTCKPCEPGFFGPNCRASCPYPNYGHRCTERCECPKDQCDVSEGCKQFSLQPNTATISTPDPNPNKQVAPTAKYNVNTEQTTNEDDLSDNSGADSLTSDKPLGNSSLLLIVILSSTSSLVISVVVIAFVVCHRTFRSKGRQSSFRQRSTTSTRRPATSYYEIDDCAIALDTLNCLQSNEDMYMNLDKTKVERSMYATLTQLSGIK; translated from the exons atcaCTCTGGAGATGTGTTCATTTCAAAATCAACTGAAGCTAATTTTATTAATCTCACTTATAAAGAAAGCTGAACAAACTTGTGCAAA GTTTAAAGATTCAAAAAACTGCTGTGCAGACTTTCAATTTGTGGATGGTACTTGTAAAC CTTGTGAACCGGGGTTCTTTGGACCAAACTGCAGAGCATCCTGTCCCTATCCAAATTATGGTCACAGGTGTACAGAAAGGTGTGAATGTCCAAAGGACCAGTGTGACGTGTCTGAGGGTTGCAAGCAAt TTTCGCTGCAACCAAACACCGCAACAATTTCTACTCCCGATCCAAACCCAAACAAACAAGTAGCACCTACAGCTAAGTACAACGTTAACACTGAACAGACTACAAATGAAGATGACCTCTCTGACAACAGCGGCGCCGACAGTCTAACTTCCGACAAACCACTTGGTAACTCAAGTCTCCTCTTGATCGTTATTCTATCATCAACATCGTCTTTGGTCATTTCTGTAGTCGTCATCGCCTTCGTTGTATGCCATCGAACATTCCGATCAAAAGGGAGACAGAGTTCATTCCGTCAAAGATCAACTACATCGACTCGAAGACCAGCTACGTCATATTATGAAATCGATGATTGCGCTATTGCTCTCGATACGTTGAACTGTCTACAAAGCAATGAAGATATGTATATGAACCTTGACAAAACGAAGGTCGAGAGGAGTATGTACGCAACTTTAACTCAACTCTCAGGAATAAAGTGA